From Pelotomaculum schinkii, the proteins below share one genomic window:
- the nuoE gene encoding NADH-quinone oxidoreductase subunit NuoE, whose amino-acid sequence MAAEKAENIFSYTREVIAGYPKEQRFTLAMLQDIQKEFKYIPRESLTLLSVYLGMPLSKLYSMATFYKALSLQPKGEHVIRVCDGTACHIRSSMVIVDEIAKILKIKPGETTGDGKFSLETVNCLGSCAMAPAMVIDETYYGKVTPAKVRDILNEYGGAGCA is encoded by the coding sequence ATGGCAGCGGAGAAAGCCGAAAATATTTTTTCATATACCCGTGAGGTCATAGCCGGCTACCCGAAGGAGCAGCGATTCACGCTGGCCATGCTCCAGGACATTCAAAAAGAATTTAAGTATATTCCCAGGGAGTCACTCACCCTGCTTTCAGTCTACCTTGGTATGCCTCTCAGCAAGCTTTACAGTATGGCCACCTTTTATAAAGCCTTGAGTTTGCAGCCCAAGGGGGAACACGTGATCAGGGTTTGTGACGGCACGGCCTGCCATATCCGGTCCTCCATGGTTATTGTTGATGAAATAGCCAAGATCCTTAAAATTAAACCCGGGGAAACCACCGGTGACGGCAAGTTCTCACTTGAAACGGTAAACTGTCTCGGTTCCTGCGCCATGGCCCCGGCCATGGTTATCGACGAAACATATTACGGCAAGGTTACTCCCGCCAAAGTCCGGGACATATTGAACGAATACGGGGGTGCGGGCTGTGCGTGA
- a CDS encoding NADH-quinone oxidoreductase subunit NuoF has product MRENDRKKTIQVCCGPGCLANNSLALYHKLREIIAKINADLTVETLVKKTGCDGLCAKGPVIKILPEDVAYYQVKESDVEEIVEKTILQNKIIERLLPRDAVTGRRIKSPKDNEFYKRQMKIALRNVGVIDPDKLSDYLERGGYTALKKALFDMTPQEIIEEVVQSGLRGRGGAGFPTGRKWKQCAGYQNTPRYVLCNGDEGDPGAFMDRSIMEGDPHSVIEGMVICAYALDSHTGFAYIRDEYDLAVKTMSDALMKAREAGFLGENILGSGFSFDIQIVRGGGAFVCGESTALMSSIEGKVGEPRAKYIRSVERGLWGQPTVLNNVETWANIPVIINRGGAWFSGIGMPKSTGTKVFSLVGKVKNTGLVEVPMGITLRELIFDIGGGIDGGRQFKAVQTGGPSGGCIPGELLDLPVDFDSLAKAGSIMGSGGMIVMDDRTCMVDVARYYLNFLAEESCGKCVPCREGIKRMLEILNDIYRGRGQAGDMELLLEICDAVKEASLCGLGKSAPIPVITTIQYFKDEYLAHIRDKRCPAGVCPELTTFVIDPDTCKGCGLCQKLCPAGAVSGERKSVHSINQGQCIKCGNCIDSCQFHAIKVV; this is encoded by the coding sequence GTGCGTGAGAATGACCGGAAAAAGACGATCCAGGTTTGCTGCGGGCCGGGGTGTCTGGCCAACAACAGTCTGGCGCTTTATCATAAACTCCGTGAAATAATAGCTAAAATAAATGCTGACCTAACCGTGGAAACGCTCGTTAAAAAAACCGGTTGTGACGGTTTATGCGCCAAAGGGCCGGTAATAAAGATCCTGCCTGAAGATGTTGCCTACTATCAGGTTAAAGAGAGCGATGTCGAAGAAATAGTTGAAAAAACCATTTTGCAAAACAAGATTATCGAACGGCTGCTGCCTCGTGACGCTGTCACCGGCCGGCGTATTAAGTCACCTAAAGACAATGAATTTTACAAGCGGCAAATGAAGATTGCCCTGCGCAACGTCGGAGTGATTGATCCGGACAAGCTTTCCGATTACCTCGAACGGGGCGGCTATACAGCCTTGAAGAAAGCACTTTTTGACATGACCCCGCAAGAAATCATCGAAGAAGTGGTGCAATCAGGATTAAGAGGCCGGGGCGGGGCTGGTTTCCCAACCGGGCGCAAGTGGAAACAGTGCGCAGGTTACCAGAATACCCCCAGGTATGTCCTCTGCAACGGTGACGAAGGAGATCCGGGGGCTTTTATGGACCGGAGCATCATGGAGGGTGACCCGCACAGTGTCATTGAGGGCATGGTCATTTGCGCCTATGCCCTAGACTCACATACCGGGTTCGCCTATATCCGGGATGAATACGATCTGGCCGTCAAAACGATGTCCGACGCCCTTATGAAAGCCAGAGAGGCCGGATTTCTGGGCGAAAATATCTTAGGCAGCGGTTTTTCTTTCGATATTCAAATCGTCCGGGGCGGCGGCGCGTTCGTTTGCGGTGAATCAACCGCGCTGATGTCCTCAATCGAAGGAAAAGTGGGGGAACCCAGGGCAAAATATATCCGCTCGGTGGAAAGAGGCCTCTGGGGACAGCCTACAGTACTTAATAATGTGGAAACCTGGGCTAATATACCGGTGATCATCAACAGGGGCGGAGCTTGGTTCAGCGGCATCGGCATGCCTAAAAGCACCGGGACAAAAGTGTTTTCCTTAGTCGGCAAGGTGAAGAATACCGGCCTCGTAGAAGTGCCGATGGGCATCACCCTGCGGGAACTAATCTTTGATATCGGCGGTGGTATTGACGGCGGCAGACAATTCAAGGCCGTCCAGACCGGCGGGCCGTCGGGAGGTTGTATTCCCGGGGAGCTTTTAGACCTGCCGGTGGATTTTGACTCTTTGGCTAAGGCTGGTTCAATTATGGGCTCGGGCGGCATGATCGTTATGGACGACCGGACCTGCATGGTGGACGTGGCCAGGTATTACCTGAACTTTCTTGCCGAGGAGTCCTGCGGCAAGTGTGTGCCCTGCCGGGAAGGCATCAAAAGAATGCTGGAGATTTTAAACGATATCTACAGGGGTAGAGGCCAGGCAGGGGATATGGAACTTCTATTGGAAATTTGTGATGCGGTCAAAGAGGCTTCTCTCTGCGGTCTGGGCAAGAGCGCCCCCATCCCGGTGATTACCACCATCCAGTACTTCAAGGATGAATACCTGGCGCATATCCGGGATAAAAGGTGTCCGGCCGGGGTATGCCCGGAACTAACCACCTTTGTCATTGATCCGGATACCTGCAAGGGTTGCGGGCTTTGCCAAAAGCTTTGCCCGGCCGGCGCTGTTTCGGGAGAGCGCAAGTCCGTTCACAGCATTAACCAGGGCCAGTGTATCAAATGCGGCAACTGTATTGACAGCTGTCAGTTCCATGCGATAAAAGTCGTCTAG
- a CDS encoding 2Fe-2S iron-sulfur cluster-binding protein, translating to MKITIDGQQCEASRGEFILDVALKNGIHIPALCHNAALPGLASCRLCMVEVVEGAWSKVVASCVYPITSEIEVVTGSEKIIRMRRTLLMLLGARAQQNDYIRKLMQEYGVAPPKRFKGDKDEHCVMCGLCVSACEKMGANSIATVNRGITKKVATPFDEPSKTCIGCAACAAVCPTGAIRVTEGHGKRKIWNKEFELLACTVCGKPFITPEQVAYLKSSMDQPMAEIICETCKRMIAGKRLGETYANVTVSKRYVR from the coding sequence TTGAAAATCACCATCGATGGTCAACAGTGTGAAGCATCCCGCGGGGAGTTTATACTGGATGTTGCACTTAAGAATGGAATTCATATACCGGCCCTTTGTCACAACGCTGCGCTGCCGGGACTGGCGAGCTGCCGGTTGTGCATGGTGGAGGTTGTTGAAGGCGCCTGGAGTAAAGTGGTAGCTTCCTGTGTTTACCCCATTACCAGCGAGATCGAAGTGGTTACCGGCTCGGAGAAAATCATCCGGATGAGAAGAACGCTGCTCATGCTCCTGGGGGCAAGGGCCCAGCAAAATGATTATATCCGCAAATTGATGCAGGAATACGGGGTAGCGCCACCAAAGCGTTTTAAAGGGGATAAGGACGAGCACTGTGTAATGTGCGGCCTTTGTGTCAGCGCCTGCGAGAAGATGGGCGCCAACTCCATTGCTACCGTCAACAGGGGCATTACCAAAAAAGTAGCGACCCCCTTTGATGAACCGTCAAAAACCTGCATTGGATGCGCTGCCTGCGCCGCTGTATGTCCTACCGGGGCTATCAGGGTAACGGAAGGTCACGGTAAAAGAAAAATCTGGAACAAGGAATTTGAGCTGCTTGCCTGTACGGTATGCGGAAAGCCTTTCATTACCCCGGAGCAAGTCGCCTACCTTAAAAGCAGCATGGACCAGCCAATGGCTGAAATCATTTGCGAAACCTGTAAAAGGATGATAGCCGGAAAACGGTTGGGAGAAACCTACGCCAATGTCACTGTGAGTAAAAGATATGTCCGTTAA
- a CDS encoding branched-chain amino acid ABC transporter permease, with amino-acid sequence MRNFASPRVYLPALALLVLALLPLFIKNPYNLHILAIILFWAYLASAWNIVGGFAGQLSLGHGVYVATGAYVSSMLFANTGLSPWIGMFIGGAAAALLGFIVGYPTLRLKGAYYALATVGFAEGFRVILISTEKIGSWDTGGAQGFLVPLMGNAPQYMQFMSKVPYYYIALALVLMIIGFCVWIDRSKLGYYLTALREDEDAALALGINTARTKLIAATLSAFFTGVGGVYYAQLIRYLEPSAISGPMMSNQIVFLAIVGGKGSVLGPAIGGVLLTVVGEITRIFFGQVMGLHLFLYGLIVVLFVIFKPRGVIEFCENAYGRLLRLLGEGGEKRGREDAGVKESDH; translated from the coding sequence TTGAGGAACTTCGCAAGTCCCCGCGTATATCTCCCTGCCCTGGCGCTGCTGGTTTTAGCGCTCTTGCCCCTGTTTATAAAAAATCCCTATAACCTGCACATCCTGGCGATCATCCTCTTCTGGGCCTACCTGGCCAGCGCCTGGAACATTGTGGGCGGTTTTGCTGGCCAGTTGTCCCTGGGTCACGGTGTCTACGTCGCTACCGGCGCCTATGTATCCTCCATGCTTTTTGCAAATACCGGCCTTTCCCCCTGGATCGGCATGTTTATCGGCGGTGCGGCGGCGGCGCTCTTGGGCTTTATTGTCGGCTACCCGACCCTGCGCCTGAAAGGGGCTTACTACGCCCTGGCCACGGTGGGTTTTGCCGAAGGCTTCCGGGTCATCCTGATCAGCACCGAAAAAATCGGCAGTTGGGATACCGGTGGGGCCCAGGGCTTTCTGGTGCCCCTGATGGGTAACGCTCCGCAGTATATGCAGTTCATGTCCAAGGTGCCCTATTACTACATCGCGTTGGCTCTTGTGTTGATGATCATCGGGTTCTGCGTCTGGATCGACAGGTCGAAGCTGGGGTATTACCTCACCGCGCTGCGTGAGGACGAAGACGCCGCCCTGGCGCTGGGGATTAATACCGCCCGGACCAAGCTTATTGCAGCCACATTAAGCGCCTTTTTTACCGGTGTGGGCGGAGTCTATTACGCGCAGTTGATCCGTTACCTGGAACCCAGCGCCATTTCCGGCCCCATGATGTCCAACCAGATTGTCTTTCTGGCCATCGTGGGCGGCAAGGGTTCAGTACTGGGGCCGGCGATCGGCGGTGTTCTCCTGACGGTGGTGGGCGAGATTACCAGGATTTTCTTCGGCCAGGTCATGGGACTGCACCTTTTTCTCTACGGCCTGATCGTGGTATTATTCGTTATATTCAAGCCCAGGGGTGTTATCGAGTTTTGCGAAAATGCCTACGGTAGATTACTTCGCCTTCTGGGGGAAGGGGGGGAAAAGCGTGGCCGGGAAGATGCTGGAGTTAAAGAATCTGACCATTAA
- a CDS encoding GAF domain-containing sensor histidine kinase, with protein MVLDSETPAINKDKIQTSAEVKDVIKELSRPNTSICCDLEQCKDVIEELTRQNTRMAIIQQIAKRINIEMSYEDIIDEVAEPLRGVLPYDLLSFCLIENDQLIIKSGVPKGQIILDVGCVLDYYNSAPWKAITDKHCFLRQDIWNDTHKYQEDDDLRKLGIKSAIMAPLLVNNEVIGALNFGSKETYVYSENDFIFVQQMADQLAVCINNSRLYGEVLKSKREWEETFKAVPDGLFLIDRSYNVLRSNSQDFIKEVDGDFKCYKAFTCIGEQCQLCPTVEAFRTGKASVGEFTHTVTKNIYNISAYPVYNEKNELYGMTVYVHDVTNKRKMEAQLFQSAKLAAIGEMAAGVAHELNSPLTAIIGNTGLILRNASLGDKHIKLLEDIKSCGQRSKRIIQNLLTFSRQDSYSFAQVSINNIVETSLYLVSYQIEKNKITIKKNLNPRIPLIIGNKQQLEQVVINFLLNARDALEGLVDGRIEISTDMREDAEAGCTVVETQVADNGKGIPESIIDQIFNPFFTTKEKTRGTGLGLSVSLGIAQTHGGRIEVSSEVDRGSVFSLIIPV; from the coding sequence ATGGTTTTAGACAGCGAGACCCCGGCTATCAACAAAGATAAAATCCAAACTTCTGCAGAAGTAAAGGACGTTATCAAGGAACTGTCCAGGCCAAATACGAGCATTTGCTGTGATTTGGAGCAGTGCAAGGATGTTATCGAGGAACTGACCAGGCAAAATACACGCATGGCCATAATCCAGCAGATTGCCAAAAGGATTAACATTGAGATGTCCTATGAGGATATCATCGATGAGGTGGCGGAGCCCCTGCGCGGTGTCCTGCCGTACGACCTGCTCAGTTTTTGTTTGATAGAAAATGATCAACTCATAATTAAATCCGGAGTGCCCAAGGGACAAATAATCCTTGATGTCGGTTGTGTTCTGGATTACTACAATTCGGCTCCCTGGAAGGCCATTACTGACAAACATTGCTTCTTAAGACAGGACATCTGGAACGATACTCATAAATACCAGGAAGACGATGATCTCCGTAAATTAGGGATCAAATCCGCCATTATGGCGCCGCTCCTGGTGAATAATGAGGTTATCGGCGCCCTTAATTTCGGGAGTAAAGAAACCTACGTCTACTCGGAAAATGATTTTATATTTGTCCAGCAGATGGCCGATCAACTGGCGGTCTGTATAAACAATTCGCGCCTTTATGGCGAGGTTTTAAAAAGTAAGAGAGAATGGGAGGAAACCTTCAAGGCGGTTCCTGACGGGCTGTTTCTCATTGACCGCTCTTACAATGTACTTCGTTCCAACAGCCAGGACTTTATAAAAGAAGTAGACGGTGACTTTAAATGCTATAAAGCCTTCACCTGCATCGGAGAGCAGTGCCAGCTTTGCCCTACCGTGGAGGCTTTCCGAACGGGTAAAGCCAGTGTCGGAGAGTTTACCCATACCGTTACCAAAAACATTTATAATATATCCGCCTACCCGGTTTATAACGAAAAAAACGAGCTCTACGGCATGACTGTATACGTTCATGATGTAACTAATAAGAGAAAAATGGAGGCGCAGCTGTTTCAGTCGGCTAAGCTTGCAGCTATAGGTGAAATGGCCGCAGGGGTAGCTCACGAGCTGAATAGTCCCCTTACCGCCATTATCGGTAATACAGGTTTAATTTTAAGGAATGCGTCACTTGGTGACAAGCATATAAAACTGCTGGAGGATATTAAATCCTGCGGGCAGAGGAGCAAGCGCATAATCCAAAATCTCCTTACTTTTTCCAGACAGGACAGCTATTCCTTCGCCCAGGTTTCCATCAATAATATTGTGGAAACCAGTTTATACCTTGTTTCTTATCAAATCGAGAAAAACAAGATAACAATTAAGAAGAACCTTAACCCCCGCATCCCCCTGATTATAGGCAACAAGCAGCAGTTGGAGCAGGTTGTTATCAACTTCTTGCTTAATGCCAGGGATGCTTTAGAGGGTTTGGTTGACGGCAGGATTGAAATCAGCACCGACATGAGAGAGGACGCGGAAGCAGGCTGCACGGTGGTTGAAACACAGGTAGCGGATAATGGAAAGGGAATCCCCGAGAGTATCATCGACCAGATTTTTAACCCCTTTTTTACAACCAAGGAGAAAACCAGGGGCACCGGATTAGGCCTTTCGGTCAGCCTGGGTATTGCCCAAACCCACGGCGGCAGGATCGAGGTTTCCAGCGAGGTTGACAGGGGCAGCGTCTTTTCCTTGATTATTCCGGTGTAA
- a CDS encoding ABC transporter ATP-binding protein encodes MALLTIEKISVFYGEMCALRDVSASVEEGEIVSIVGANGAGKSTLINTISGILKPKTGSISFAGEEISRLEAHQVVERGVIQVPEGRRLFPNMSVEENLLLGSYAPATRKNRAANLDKVFDLLPRLAERKKQIARTMSGGEQQMLAIGRALMSEPKLLMFDEPSLGLAPKLVTQVLELIQSIAAQGVTVLLVEQNVQNALELCHRGYVLENGTVGLTGPASELLNNPHIKKAYLGL; translated from the coding sequence ATGGCGCTGTTAACGATTGAAAAAATTAGTGTTTTTTATGGTGAGATGTGCGCGTTGAGGGATGTTTCAGCCAGTGTGGAGGAAGGCGAAATTGTTTCTATCGTTGGAGCCAACGGCGCGGGTAAAAGCACGCTGATCAACACGATCTCCGGTATTTTAAAGCCCAAGACCGGCTCGATCAGTTTTGCCGGAGAGGAGATCAGCCGGCTTGAGGCCCACCAAGTGGTTGAAAGGGGCGTCATCCAGGTTCCGGAGGGGCGCAGGCTGTTTCCCAACATGTCCGTGGAGGAAAACCTGCTGCTGGGCTCCTATGCGCCTGCCACCCGCAAAAACCGCGCGGCCAACCTTGATAAAGTATTTGACCTTTTGCCGCGCCTTGCTGAACGGAAAAAACAAATTGCCAGGACGATGAGCGGCGGCGAACAGCAGATGCTGGCGATCGGCAGAGCTTTGATGTCGGAGCCCAAACTTTTGATGTTTGATGAACCGTCTCTCGGCCTGGCGCCCAAACTGGTAACACAGGTGCTGGAATTAATCCAAAGCATCGCGGCCCAGGGAGTCACCGTGCTGCTGGTGGAGCAAAACGTGCAAAATGCCCTTGAGCTTTGCCACAGGGGTTACGTCCTGGAAAACGGCACGGTCGGGCTGACCGGTCCTGCATCTGAACTGTTGAATAACCCGCATATCAAAAAAGCTTACCTGGGGCTGTAG
- a CDS encoding 4Fe-4S dicluster domain-containing protein, giving the protein MSKILMISPEKCIGCRSCEIICSFEKTNEFNPKHAAVTVLAYEEAAIAVPMMCMQCENPSCMKVCPVGAVEFKDTGAVVINDDKCIGCKMCVSACPMGNIIFNAKERKMVKCDLCGGVPKCAYICPSGAIQYKEATSTNLNKKKIIAEKFKEVFGEVTE; this is encoded by the coding sequence ATGAGCAAAATCCTGATGATATCACCGGAAAAGTGTATTGGCTGCAGAAGTTGTGAGATAATCTGTTCATTTGAAAAGACCAACGAATTCAACCCCAAGCATGCGGCTGTTACGGTTTTGGCTTATGAGGAGGCTGCTATCGCCGTACCAATGATGTGTATGCAGTGTGAAAACCCTTCCTGCATGAAGGTATGCCCTGTTGGCGCGGTAGAGTTCAAGGACACAGGCGCTGTAGTGATTAACGACGATAAATGTATCGGGTGCAAGATGTGCGTAAGCGCTTGCCCGATGGGAAACATCATCTTCAACGCCAAAGAGAGAAAAATGGTGAAGTGTGATCTTTGTGGCGGAGTACCGAAATGCGCTTATATTTGTCCCTCGGGAGCCATTCAATACAAGGAAGCTACCTCTACCAACCTAAATAAAAAGAAGATTATCGCCGAAAAGTTCAAGGAAGTATTCGGGGAGGTGACTGAATAA
- a CDS encoding ubiquitin-like small modifier protein 1 — MKVRFFAYIREYTGTKEIHCERCQTLKELLEKLSNQYGKKFRAKVFQGENLGPEIIVLVNGRHVAHLDGLATQLNENDEISIFPVVAGG; from the coding sequence GTGAAGGTCAGGTTTTTCGCCTACATCAGGGAATACACCGGGACGAAAGAAATCCATTGCGAGCGCTGTCAAACTCTTAAAGAGCTGTTGGAGAAGCTGTCCAATCAGTACGGTAAAAAGTTCCGGGCCAAGGTGTTCCAGGGGGAAAATCTTGGCCCGGAGATCATTGTCTTGGTCAACGGAAGGCACGTAGCGCACTTGGACGGCTTGGCCACACAGCTTAACGAGAATGACGAAATCTCGATTTTTCCAGTAGTCGCAGGAGGTTGA
- a CDS encoding ABC transporter ATP-binding protein has protein sequence MAGKMLELKNLTIKFGGLTALSELNFTLQEGEIAGLIGPNGAGKTTVFNLISGVYKPTGGEVIFRNEDITGLKPYQVCEKGIGRTFQVVKPFANKSVLYNVMVGAFLRTGDRGKCREKALAVLEQVGLYDKRDVLSKNLTIVDRKRLEVAKALATEPKLLLLDEVLAGLNPTEVEEAVALIRNIHRTGVSILLIEHVLQAAMALSHRIMVLDYGKKIAEGTPQEVTSNPEVIKAYLGDKYGAVND, from the coding sequence GTGGCCGGGAAGATGCTGGAGTTAAAGAATCTGACCATTAAGTTCGGTGGCCTGACCGCCTTGAGTGAGCTCAACTTTACCCTCCAGGAAGGAGAAATTGCCGGCTTGATTGGCCCCAACGGGGCCGGTAAAACGACGGTTTTCAATTTAATCAGCGGGGTGTACAAGCCTACCGGCGGGGAAGTGATCTTCCGCAATGAGGACATCACCGGATTGAAGCCCTATCAGGTTTGTGAGAAGGGCATCGGCAGGACCTTTCAGGTGGTCAAACCCTTTGCCAATAAAAGTGTTTTGTATAACGTCATGGTTGGTGCTTTTTTGCGGACCGGTGACAGGGGAAAGTGCAGGGAGAAGGCTCTGGCTGTGTTGGAACAGGTGGGTCTGTATGATAAAAGGGATGTCCTGTCCAAGAACCTGACCATTGTTGACAGGAAAAGGCTTGAAGTAGCCAAAGCCCTGGCCACGGAGCCGAAATTGCTTTTGCTGGACGAAGTCCTGGCCGGCCTCAACCCCACCGAAGTCGAAGAAGCGGTAGCACTGATTAGAAATATTCACCGGACCGGCGTTTCCATCCTGTTGATTGAGCATGTCCTGCAGGCCGCTATGGCCCTGTCGCACAGGATTATGGTACTGGACTACGGCAAGAAAATCGCTGAGGGTACCCCTCAGGAGGTTACCAGCAATCCGGAGGTAATTAAAGCATATCTGGGTGATAAATATGGCGCTGTTAACGATTGA
- a CDS encoding aldehyde ferredoxin oxidoreductase family protein translates to MFGWAGTLLRVNLTDGTIKKETLNKRDADLYLGARGLGAKIMMDEVDPKVEPFSPENKLIFLAGPLTGTMAACPGRYEVISKAPLTGTIGASNSGGHFGPELKFAGYDGIIFEGRAEKPVYLSINDDEVTLNSAESLWGKTVFETTDELINRTSGDARVACIGPAGERLVKFATVMNDKHRAAGRSGLGAVMGSKNLKAVVVRGTKSIQVADPGEFKKACWDARRKLKEHPVTGVGLGTYGTQILVNILNQSGALPTKNWQESSFAAADETSGEALAEKYLVRNKGCYGCSIGCGRVTRIPDGKFKGFGEGPEYEAGWSYGADCGVQDLAAICKANFICNELGFDPITMGSTIACAMEMYSKGILTKEELGRDLDFGDAEGIVEFTRMTGLREGFGDKMAEGSFRMASLYGHPELSMTVKKQEMPAYDGRGVQGMGLEYATSNRGGCHVRGYLTSPEILGIPEKLDPLATADKAMWLKIFQDLTAVIDSAGICLFTSFAIGLPEISSMLRTAVGWDYSDEEILKAGERIWNLEKLFNLKAGFTKADDTLPDRLLKEPVKDGPAKGKVAELDVMLPEYYTLRGWDAEGVPAEEKLKELSIS, encoded by the coding sequence ATGTTTGGCTGGGCAGGTACATTGCTTCGCGTCAATTTAACTGATGGAACAATTAAAAAAGAAACGTTAAATAAGCGTGACGCCGACCTTTATCTGGGAGCGCGCGGCTTGGGCGCCAAAATTATGATGGATGAGGTCGATCCTAAAGTAGAGCCCTTTAGCCCGGAAAACAAGCTTATTTTTTTAGCCGGCCCGCTGACCGGGACCATGGCCGCATGCCCCGGCAGATATGAGGTAATCTCCAAAGCGCCGTTAACCGGTACTATCGGCGCATCCAATTCCGGCGGTCATTTCGGACCCGAATTAAAGTTTGCAGGTTACGACGGTATTATTTTTGAAGGCAGGGCGGAAAAGCCGGTATACTTAAGTATCAATGATGATGAAGTGACATTAAATAGTGCTGAGAGCCTGTGGGGGAAAACCGTTTTTGAAACAACGGATGAACTGATTAACAGGACTTCCGGGGACGCCAGGGTTGCCTGTATCGGTCCTGCGGGAGAAAGACTGGTCAAGTTTGCCACCGTCATGAATGACAAGCACCGGGCGGCGGGAAGGTCCGGCCTTGGCGCCGTCATGGGTTCGAAGAACCTCAAAGCGGTGGTGGTGCGGGGAACCAAGTCCATTCAGGTAGCCGACCCCGGGGAATTTAAAAAGGCTTGTTGGGACGCCAGGAGAAAGCTCAAAGAGCACCCCGTCACGGGCGTTGGCCTAGGGACTTATGGAACCCAGATACTTGTTAACATTTTAAACCAGTCTGGCGCTCTTCCTACTAAAAACTGGCAGGAAAGCTCTTTTGCAGCTGCCGATGAAACTAGCGGCGAGGCATTGGCCGAAAAATACCTCGTGCGCAATAAGGGTTGCTATGGCTGTTCTATCGGCTGCGGCCGGGTGACCAGGATCCCGGACGGCAAATTTAAAGGTTTCGGGGAAGGCCCCGAATATGAAGCAGGCTGGTCTTACGGCGCTGACTGCGGGGTACAAGACCTCGCGGCCATTTGTAAAGCCAACTTCATTTGCAACGAGCTGGGTTTTGACCCTATTACCATGGGCTCGACGATTGCCTGCGCTATGGAAATGTATAGTAAGGGCATCCTGACGAAAGAAGAGCTGGGTAGAGATCTGGATTTTGGTGATGCCGAAGGCATCGTGGAATTCACCAGAATGACCGGATTGAGAGAAGGCTTTGGCGACAAAATGGCCGAAGGCTCCTTTAGGATGGCTTCGCTGTACGGGCACCCGGAATTGTCCATGACTGTGAAAAAGCAGGAAATGCCGGCTTATGACGGCAGGGGCGTGCAGGGCATGGGCCTGGAATATGCCACGTCCAACCGGGGCGGCTGTCATGTCAGAGGTTACCTTACTTCTCCTGAAATATTGGGGATACCGGAGAAACTCGACCCGCTGGCAACCGCGGACAAAGCCATGTGGCTTAAAATATTCCAGGATTTAACGGCTGTTATCGATTCAGCAGGGATCTGTCTGTTCACCAGCTTTGCCATCGGGCTGCCGGAAATCTCCTCAATGCTCAGGACGGCTGTGGGCTGGGATTACTCCGACGAGGAAATCTTAAAAGCCGGCGAGCGGATTTGGAACCTTGAGAAGCTATTCAACCTCAAGGCCGGTTTCACCAAAGCAGACGACACCCTGCCCGACAGGCTGTTGAAAGAACCGGTGAAAGATGGACCGGCAAAAGGGAAAGTCGCCGAGCTGGATGTCATGCTGCCCGAATATTACACTCTAAGAGGTTGGGACGCTGAGGGCGTGCCGGCTGAGGAGAAATTAAAGGAACTTTCCATCAGTTAA